The Carassius carassius chromosome 28, fCarCar2.1, whole genome shotgun sequence region AGTCCACTGGTCGCCATCGCTGAGGTTGACGTCAGCCCCACAGTCTGTCAGCAAGCTCCAAATCTCGTAAAATTTGTGCAGAACTGCAACAATGAGTGGGGTGTAGCCTTTTGCACTCTGGCAATTCACAGGTGCTCCCAGATTCAGGACCATCTGCACGCTCTCTGTGTCCCCACTTGCCACAGCGTGATGAAGGAGAGAGTTGTTGTCTTGGAAGACCATAGACACGTGCTCTTTTTGCAGAACTTTCTTAAAGCTCTCAAACTCTTTCTTTACAAGGAGAGAGTGAATGCTAGAATCATCTGTAAAGAAAAAATGGATGGAGGACAGTTTTATATAGTTTGTACAGACAAAAAAATGCAAAGGTTGAATGCGAAGACTTGGATAAAATACTTGCCTGAGGAGTCAGCTGTTTTCTTTGGCTAATGGAGAGAAaccaaaattaaatgttatttctaTTTTGTGACTGATGACACAATTTGCTGTGTTACTGTAATGGATTTTTAAAACTTTGTGTGCATTTTATTTGTTCactgtcatggttttcacaaactTTTTCCTCATTTACACAGAGATGATAAGAGCATTATTTTCAAAAAACTTGCCAAACATGAAACCTGTCTTCAAAAGATTGCATTTTCCGGCCCCCCAAAATACTTTTGTTAtgtaaattaaagaaataatctCAATTTCTAGTTGAAATCAGTAATCTGTAAATGCTCCCTGAAGCCAACTGAAGAGTCGAGTTGCAACTGACTGTTTGCAAAAACCCACCCTCCTTAACTACTGTTGCTATGTCCAACAAGCCATGCCGATCTCACGCCACACACCATGTTCTCACACAGTAAAAATACATTGTGGGGCAAAGAGGACACTGACAACACACTGACAGATAAAACAGACCAAGTTACTTCTGGTATGAAACAAGGTCTCAGATTTCAAATTCTgtaaattttttaagaaattaaatcaataaatcccATTTTGAGGCTCTTTAATGTGTTGTGACAGATTATTGTATTGCCTCAGTTCAACAGATCGtcttttcatacagtatttagttaaagcacaaaataaacGCGGATGAACAtcagaacatttttatttcaactgcGGAAAGACGTTTATACACAgtttttcaagtttaagtccacTGAAGTTGATTTGGTTTTTTTCTCCCAGATACagcgttatgattggtcagatcacctgtcagtCAAGCTCTTTGTGAATGGTCAACTGCATCACAACTTCAGTCAGACTAAGGTGCTTATAACTGAAACCTATTGTAGTCTTCATTAAACAGAATCAGGAACAAAAATTAGTTTTGTTACCATACTAAGCAGGTCTCCAGCTGCTGTCTTGCTAGTCAAGTTAATCTTCATGTCTAAAAGCATGTTGTGCCTCATCAAGCAAGTGTTCAGCATTGCCACCAATTGTAGACAGACTTACATGTATAAATACTGGACCAAGCTAAACCGCAGTGTATTTTTCTTGGTCTATTAATCTGAACACGGCTGCCCTGTTGAAAAAAcggcatatgctggttaggttgAAGCATGATTGCTAGTTTGAGCTGGATTAAGCTGGTAATGTTCTGGTCCTAAACTGGTTTTGAGCAGGAGCTTTTAGCTTaggaccagctaaaaccagcagccatgcttccaaacatacctaaccagcatttgctgttttctttttttcaacagGGTGGTACAATTTCAAGTGCTTAGGaagtaaaaaaaagattaattactCCGTAGTCTAGAAAAAAACAGTTTGGTGTAAATAGTTTTGTGTATTGAGTATTTTACCATGTTCAAAGCATGCCTTAACATTCTACAGGTTTCCTTTCCAAAGTTAGAGAAGAAAATAGTGGAATGTGTTCACAGATCCGTCAGTATTACTCAAACTAACACCTTATGTGCTGACAGAGTATAGTGGTCTAAACATGAACTGGAAGAGTCACTTACGTTCCATACCTGTTCAGGTAGACGCTTTCTTATCTCACCCCTTGCATTCGTGTCTGGGATTTTTAGGATTTCACTAAGGACTTCAGTCAATCGAACGGTTTCTGCAGAGACATGGAGATGATACAGCTGAATGTCACTTTGGGGAGTAGTTTTGCTCTAGCTCTTTTTCGGGACTTCTTAAATAAGAGTGTTCATTTGCATTAAAATGTGCAAATGGCCAGCTAGTGATTGACAGCCTTTTAGCCGCTTTAATAGAGGAGCAACTTAATTGGGCAGTGAATGAGAAAAAAACATAGCGCAGGAGATATAGCTGTGCTAATCACACTGCATTTTTAATAATCTGATGTACGAGATTAATTGTATTCGACCCATTATACAATAAGACACCTCAATAGAATTAGCAGAAGCTTATTAAACTACTTTAATGCTTAACAACAAACAGTGAATATTAAAATTCATTATCGCAGTCACTAAATCAAATAATTGAATTAGAACTTTTACTGAAGGTGACCTGAGGAAGAAACAGTCACAGAGGAGCTGGGAGGCTGATAAAAGTGGGAGGCTGAGTAAACGTCTGCTGGgacttttcaaatatattttgtctGTATATAATCAAGCACTATTATAGTCTTCATTTAACAGAAACAAGAACAGAAATGAGGTTTGTTACCAGAGAAAGCCGGTCTCCGGCTGCAGTCTTGATGCCAACACTGCTGCATGACACCAATCATGTCCTCGCACTCAAGTGGCTTGTCTTCAGGGACCTTCTCTACACCAGGCCTTTTGCCAGATGACACTCTGATTAATATTTCTGTCATATTCAGACCTGTGACAAGGAGAATAGAACAAATTGCTTGGAGTGTTATTTTTGTACTATACAAACTCCAAATATTGCACGTGTAAACGAACTCTTTTGCTTCTAGCACACTCAAAACAAACAGAGAGGAAAAGGAACTCGCTACTAACTCATTTTTCTCAATAAACAGTGAGTGGAAGATGTTTCAGAAATGTCGACTGGTAACCTTAAGGTGGTTAAAAAGGAATATTATAAGCTGTTTTGTTCTGTATTCTTGTATATGTTTGTTTTATGTATACTTTGAtgtggttttttatttattttgttgcagTCAACATTATTACCAAATTACAGGATGTTTAAGTATAGTTTAAATTTTGTTTaactataaaaaaactaaaatttaaaagacaaaacttatcaataaataaatatataacaaataattttttgcaaatttaacctacatattaataataataataatctaattaaTGCAAAACAACTATTTGTGTAAAAATTTGTGGAAAGTGCCAAAATTAGGAACAATATATACCTTGATATGCACGCTGCTGAGTTAGTATTTCCCACATAATAATAGAAATGCTGCAAAGTGAGAATGTTTAGATGTTTACTTCATGGCATATCATAACTCACTGTCAAAATGTCAATTTATGCACATACTGTAAAGTTCTTTAAGTTATGAACTCTCACCTGTAAACATCATACTTCGTTCCAGGTGGTTCAGGATTCTGGGTAAAGGTCTCTGGAGGCACATAGTTTATGTTCCCCCGAGCTGACAGGTGTTCAATAAACTCTGTCTTTCCAGAAAACTCCTCCCATTTAATGAGGCCAAAATCTGAAatctttatagataaaataaGTCTGAAACTGCAACAATATTGTGAGgttttatattttaactaaaCAAGGCATATATGTAAGTAACATTAAAGACTGATAAAAGCGCAAACTATTCAACTGTATTATAAGGGTTTCCAAAACCACTAGTTTTCTTTCTTATGAAGCCTTTTtggagtttatttttatttatttttaccagtaaTAAGTTCAGAAACATCTTCAGTAGTATCTGACTCACCTTCACGTGTAGATGGTCATCAAAAAGAATGTTGGCTGGTTTCAAATTCAAATGAAGAATGGGTGGGTTCATGCTGTGCAGAAAATTCATGCCCATCGTCATCTCGTGGATCATTTGGAACTTCTTAGGCCACATTAAGAAATGACTGCCGAGGAGGTTGTCCAAGGATCCCTTGCTCATATATTCCATCACTAAACCAGGTGGATCTTTGCTTATTCCATAAATGGAGATTAAATAGCTGAACTTCAGTCTTCCGATTTTGGACATCTGTGTCATGTTCCTGAGCcacaaaatataaaatcattgTATATATAAGATTATAGTATGTATAaaatcatacacacacattattcagaattaaaaaaaatacaaacataatacacagtataatataaatatttattttagttaactttaAGTCAGATACAATACATTTGAACTACTTACAATCTCATAGTTTAAACAGTgatatatagttttaattttcTACATTCTTGCATATTTGTACCTGTAATCATTGGTTGTTGTCTTTAGTGCACATGTTTCCCGCCAGACTTTAACCTTCACCTTATAGACACGGCCAAACTTACGCTCAGCCAGTTTTTCCCAGTCACTTTCAAACTCATCTTTTTTAAAATGAGTAAATCTTTCCAGGCTGTCGTCTCTGAAAGAACCCTGCACGCTGGAATTAGCTGCTGTCATTTTGTTTTCCAGTCTCAGGAAATGAAGACGCTGCCCTTAGACATTTCTTCTTTGCACACAGAAACCAGTTCAAGGAAACACATTAAACAAAAGGCTCTTCTGGTTTTGGTGGGAGGAGTCAGAGCCCTGATTAGTAGAATAGAAATGTAACAAAGCCAGTTCTGAATGAGGTTGAGAGATTTGTGTGGGACACCTGATAACCGGATATACCAGCTTCATGTTTTTACTTAACAGTAGGAATGGCCTCATAAGgcatgtgtgcatgtttgttGTTAGAGAAGCTGtttcatttgatttaatatatttcagcAGACTGTCCATAGATATTTGAAGCTAAATATTTAATTGAAGGTTAATTG contains the following coding sequences:
- the ankk1 gene encoding ankyrin repeat and protein kinase domain-containing protein 1 isoform X2 produces the protein MTAANSSVQGSFRDDSLERFTHFKKDEFESDWEKLAERKFGRVYKVKVKVWRETCALKTTTNDYRNMTQMSKIGRLKFSYLISIYGISKDPPGLVMEYMSKGSLDNLLGSHFLMWPKKFQMIHEMTMGMNFLHSMNPPILHLNLKPANILFDDHLHVKISDFGLIKWEEFSGKTEFIEHLSARGNINYVPPETFTQNPEPPGTKYDVYSISIIMWEILTQQRAYQGLNMTEILIRVSSGKRPGVEKVPEDKPLECEDMIGVMQQCWHQDCSRRPAFSETVRLTEVLSEILKIPDTNARGEIRKRLPEQPKKTADSSDDSSIHSLLVKKEFESFKKVLQKEHVSMVFQDNNSLLHHAVASGDTESVQMVLNLGAPVNCQSAKGYTPLIVAVLHKFYEIWSLLTDCGADVNLSDGDQWTALHFAVQAGDDRAVRLLLDNKARANAKEKDGWTPLHLAAQNGHEHIVRILIPRLGTVDEQERQTGRTALHMASIYGHVNIVNLLLKKKADVNKPDNLQSTSLHLAADEGHFRVVRLLVNNGADVKTVDEQRYSPLHFAALKGYTGICRLLLSKGIDPDIRTYQNWTAMHLAALKGHPETVLVLEEHHGSVNVQGKDGWTPLHLGCHHGQEEVVTVLLTAGADPNLAEDNGWTPLHLACNSSCFPSVLQLISHQANVNAHNNSQSTPLHLAVQLSNIPIIKALLMNNAQRDMQDSKGCTPLTLAQRCNNTEAVELLNR
- the ankk1 gene encoding ankyrin repeat and protein kinase domain-containing protein 1 isoform X1; protein product: MTAANSSVQGSFRDDSLERFTHFKKDEFESDWEKLAERKFGRVYKVKVKVWRETCALKTTTNDYRNMTQMSKIGRLKFSYLISIYGISKDPPGLVMEYMSKGSLDNLLGSHFLMWPKKFQMIHEMTMGMNFLHSMNPPILHLNLKPANILFDDHLHVKISDFGLIKWEEFSGKTEFIEHLSARGNINYVPPETFTQNPEPPGTKYDVYSISIIMWEILTQQRAYQGLNMTEILIRVSSGKRPGVEKVPEDKPLECEDMIGVMQQCWHQDCSRRPAFSETVRLTEVLSEILKIPDTNARGEIRKRLPEQVWNPKKTADSSDDSSIHSLLVKKEFESFKKVLQKEHVSMVFQDNNSLLHHAVASGDTESVQMVLNLGAPVNCQSAKGYTPLIVAVLHKFYEIWSLLTDCGADVNLSDGDQWTALHFAVQAGDDRAVRLLLDNKARANAKEKDGWTPLHLAAQNGHEHIVRILIPRLGTVDEQERQTGRTALHMASIYGHVNIVNLLLKKKADVNKPDNLQSTSLHLAADEGHFRVVRLLVNNGADVKTVDEQRYSPLHFAALKGYTGICRLLLSKGIDPDIRTYQNWTAMHLAALKGHPETVLVLEEHHGSVNVQGKDGWTPLHLGCHHGQEEVVTVLLTAGADPNLAEDNGWTPLHLACNSSCFPSVLQLISHQANVNAHNNSQSTPLHLAVQLSNIPIIKALLMNNAQRDMQDSKGCTPLTLAQRCNNTEAVELLNR
- the ankk1 gene encoding ankyrin repeat and protein kinase domain-containing protein 1 isoform X3; translation: MTAANSSVQGSFRDDSLERFTHFKKDEFESDWEKLAERKFGRVYKVKVKVWRETCALKTTTNDYRNMTQMSKIGRLKFSYLISIYGISKDPPGLVMEYMSKGSLDNLLGSHFLMWPKKFQMIHEMTMGMNFLHSMNPPILHLNLKPANILFDDHLHVKISDFGLIKWEEFSGKTEFIEHLSARGNINYVPPETFTQNPEPPGTKYDVYSISIIMWEILTQQRAYQGLNMTEILIRVSSGKRPGVEKVPEDKPLECEDMIGVMQQCWHQDCSRRPAFSETVRLTEVLSEILKIPDTNARGEIRKRLPEQVWNVSDSSNDSSIHSLLVKKEFESFKKVLQKEHVSMVFQDNNSLLHHAVASGDTESVQMVLNLGAPVNCQSAKGYTPLIVAVLHKFYEIWSLLTDCGADVNLSDGDQWTALHFAVQAGDDRAVRLLLDNKARANAKEKDGWTPLHLAAQNGHEHIVRILIPRLGTVDEQERQTGRTALHMASIYGHVNIVNLLLKKKADVNKPDNLQSTSLHLAADEGHFRVVRLLVNNGADVKTVDEQRYSPLHFAALKGYTGICRLLLSKGIDPDIRTYQNWTAMHLAALKGHPETVLVLEEHHGSVNVQGKDGWTPLHLGCHHGQEEVVTVLLTAGADPNLAEDNGWTPLHLACNSSCFPSVLQLISHQANVNAHNNSQSTPLHLAVQLSNIPIIKALLMNNAQRDMQDSKGCTPLTLAQRCNNTEAVELLNR